AGTTTGTGTCCGGGTGCCTCTTCTTCCTTACTGTATGGATACTAGACTTGTAGCACCTTGTCTTTTCCATTTTTCagtctccctttttcttttttctcaagACCTGACTATCCTTTTTTTTGGTGTTCAATATGCTCTTTTTGTGCATGCAGATATTGTATCTAGATTCACTTGATGTTGGTGATATCGTCAACAACGACTTGGAAGTAAGAGCCGCTGCGTGGACGGGACAACTCGTCTCCAAAGTCTGCCTCATGGATAAGCTCTCCGAGACTCAGTTCGGCAAACTACAAGTAAGATTCATGCACGAATACCTTTTTTTCCTCCAACTTTCTGCATGTGTGGGAATTAGCAACTTGTAAATATCTTGTATGTGTAAGTAACAAGTTATACATGTGTTGGATACATATGTACAGAGTCACAGAGTTATACATGCAAAGTTATATGCTGCCTTTGTAAACCAGTAACCCTTTTTTATTCACTCATGCacaccttttctccttttttttgtacAGCTAAAGCTAGAACATTTAAGCACAACGATGATCGCACCAGAAAGGATCCAACAATTCATCGATTCAAACATGCCGGAATCTATCATTGTTGTATGTTTCTGCCCTCCATCCTTTTTTTTCTATCATCACGCATCATTTTCTCCCGCATTTCTCTCATATAATCCAACCATCTTATGTTTTTCATTGCTGCCTTATGtttctgcattttttttcttttttgcagaaTCGGGAGGTCCTCAAAAGTACACTGAGCGAGTTCAGCATTGCAATCAATCAAGCTTTTGTCAACctaacacaaaagttgtgccAGGGGGTACAACAACAAGAAGCACATGCAGAAGGAGGTCAAGCAGGCCCCAGTACCTCTAAAGGTACTTAGAAGGTTAGGAGTAAAAGGAAGAACAACATTCTGGAAGAATGTCTCGGTGAGATTAGgagtgatgaagaagactccAGCAGCGATGAAGAAGACTCCAGCAGCGATGAAGATTATGCCAACTTTGACTCTTGCGACACAGAGGGGGACGAAGATGATGAGAACAACGATGGATTTGGAGATGATATCAATTCATCACAAATTGACCCAAGCGCTACTAAGAACGAAGGTAATGACTAGCAGCATCGC
The genomic region above belongs to Panicum virgatum strain AP13 chromosome 8N, P.virgatum_v5, whole genome shotgun sequence and contains:
- the LOC120684980 gene encoding uncharacterized protein LOC120684980 produces the protein MRMIKAPSFVEVEKWLSDEGKNSIDDKWLKVWLMFAISTFFCPTSSPKLCVRAFHSISITKEIKGYNWCKLVVDRLIKGIAKFKSGKRKFVSGCLFFLTILYLDSLDVGDIVNNDLEVRAAAWTGQLVSKVCLMDKLSETQFGKLQLKLEHLSTTMIAPERIQQFIDSNMPESIIVNREVLKSTLSEFSIAINQAFVNLTQKLCQGVQQQEAHAEGGQAGPSTSKEGDEDDENNDGFGDDINSSQIDPSATKNEVQSKKKVRFEDVDNAKKTNKAESASKQKM